The following are from one region of the Girardinichthys multiradiatus isolate DD_20200921_A chromosome 9, DD_fGirMul_XY1, whole genome shotgun sequence genome:
- the mcoln2 gene encoding mucolipin-2 has protein sequence MWSHRKLSCREVSACEVSQTHSDKWCFSRGSSIMELLVQYLDRSNSFSSDITQDLIKEERLRDDLRYYFMSPCEKYRTRRHIPWKMGVQILKIVMITTQLILFGLNNQLVVAYKEETTMALKNLFLKAYTGVDEDDYSVAVYTQHAVFDSLFYVLHQYSQLGRLSVGPISYAEDENGKFLPLTICKAYYKRGSREPSDEAYDIDAHLETVCMSHDPRTANMWKTQNASFFDLDFYRLVDIKITFQLKGINLQTVRHRELPDCYLFHVTITFDNQCHSGKVKLFLDIDAESSTCKDWKISGTAQKNTHYLLMFDGFVILVCITSAVLCTRSIILAVRLLQRFSQFFQENFNHKVCAEDQSEFLNGWYVMVIVSDLLAIIGSILKMEIQAKSLTSYDVCSIFLGTSTLLVWVGVIRYLGYFQKYNVLILTMKAAFPKVLRFCCCAGMIYLGYTFCGWIVLGPYHEKFEGLSRVAECLFSLLNGDDMFTTFAQLKDKNTLVWLFSRAYLYSFISLFIYMVLSLFIALITDSYETIKNYQSDGFPLTDLQKFLLGHKDFPLLEQNGQTEVELSNSVCRYCCCQRYDSDAKALA, from the exons ATGTGGTCGCACAGAAAGCTTAGCTGCAGAGAGGTTTCTGCGTGTGAAGTGTCACAAACCCACTCGGATAAATGGTGCTTCTCACGGGGCTCCTCAATCATGGAGTTACTAGTTCAGTACCTGGACAGGAGCAACTCTTTTAG ctctgacattactCAAGATCTTATCAAGGAGGAGAGGCTGAGAGATGACCTGAGGTACTACTTCATGAGCCCCTGTGAGAAGTACAGGACCCGTCGACACATACCATGGAAAATGGGAGTTCAGATTCTGAAGATTGTCATGATCACTACACAA CTCATCCTGTTTGGTCTCAACAACCAGCTGGTGGTTGCCTACAAGGAGGAAACCACCATGGCCCTGAAAAACCTTTTCCTGAAAGCCTACACTGGGGTGGATGAGGATGACTACAGTGTTGCTGTTTACACACAGCATGCCGTCTTCGACAGCCTGTTTTACGTCCTACATCAG TACAGCCAGTTGGGCCGGCTCTCTGTGGGCCCAATCAGTTATGCAGAGGATGAAAATGGAAAGTTTCTGCCTCTCACCATCTGTAAAGCGTACTACAAAAGAGGCAGCCGGGAGCCTTCAGATGAGGCCTATGATATTGATGCCCACCTTGAAACAG TCTGTATGTCACATGATCCAAGGActgcaaatatgtggaaaaccCAGAATGCATCATTTTTTGATTTGGACTTTTACAG GCTTGTTGACATCAAAATAACTTTCCAGCTGAAGGGAATCAACCTGCAGACAGTCCGACACCGGGAGCTTCCTGACTGCTATTTGTTCCATGTTACG ATTACATTTGATAACCAGTGCCATAGTGGAAAGGTAAAGTTATTCCTGGACATAGATGCTGAAAGCAGTACATGCAAAGACTGGAAGATATCTGGAACAG CTCAGAAGAACACACACTATCTGCTGATGTTTGATGGCTTCGTCATTCTGGTTTGCATAACATCAGCTGTGTTATGCACACGCTCCATCATACTGGCTGTCAGGTTACTCCAG AGATTCTCGCAATTCTTTCAAGAGAACTTCAATCATAAAGTGTGTGCAGAGGACCAGAGCGAGTTCCTGAATGGCTGGTATGTTATGGTCATCGTCAGCGACCTGCTGGCAATAATTGGCTCCATACTGAAGATGGAAATTCAAGCAAAG AGTCTTACAAGTTATGATGTGTGCAGCATCTTTCTGGGCACCTCTACATTACTGGTATGGGTCGGGGTCATTAGGTACCTGGGATACTTCCAGAAATATAAT GTCCTTATTTTAACCATGAAAGCCGCCTTCCCTAAAGTTCTTCGTTTCTGTTGCTGTGCTGGCATGATCTACCTCGGTTACACATTCTGTGGGTGGATTGTACTGGGACCGTACCATGAAAAG TTTGAGGGCCTGAGTCGGGTTGCAGAGTGCCTGTTCTCCCTGCTGAACGGTGACGACATGTTTACCACCTTCGCTCAGCTGAAGGACAAAAATACCCTGGTGTGGCTCTTCAGTCGGGCTTACCTCTACTCCTTCATCTCCCTGTTCATCTACATGGTGCTGTCCCTTTTCATCGCCCTCATCACCGACTCCTATGAAACCATCAAG AACTACCAGAGTGATGGGTTTCCGCTGACTGATTTACAGAAATTCCTTCTGGGGCATAAAGATTTTCCTCTGCTAGAACAAAATGGGCAGACAGAAGTTGAGCTTAGCAACTCTGTATGCCGCTACTGCTGCTGCCAGCGCTATGACAGCGATGCTAAGGCGCTTGCCTAA